CGCGGCCACGGGTATCATTCCGCACTGTTCCGGTGAAAATCACCTCTCCGCCGCATTCCGGCGACTGGATAAAGTCCAGCGCTTCCTGTACGGTAATGGTATCTTTGATGGCTATTAATGTGTCCATAATTATTTTTAAAATCCTGTGAAAGCGCCTTTGCGGGAACTATCCGCCGCTCACCGGCGGTATCACCGCCACTTCATCACCTGCACGGATGATTTGTGTATCAGTCGCATATTCCCGGTTGACCGCTATCATCAGGGAACTGAGCTGCTGCATGGCAGGGTAACGGTCATACAACCACTGTTTCAGTTCCGCCACATTGGTCACCGTTTCCGGCAAACCAACCAGCGCCGCACCGGCAATATCTTTCGCCACACCAAAAAGCAGAAGGCCCATACATTGAAATTTGTTGGTTAAAACTACAATATAGCAGTGATAAAATAGTACTTTTAATACCGGAGAAAATCACTTTCTATGAAGATCAGGATAAGAGGGAACAGCATCCGCTACCGGTTGGACAAAACAGATATGGAGCTGCTGGAAACTACCGGCAAAGTTGAGTCTATCACCCATATCGGCGCGGGCGTGCTTCATTTTTGCGTACGTTCCAAAAGCATCACCGACCCGGTGATCAAAATGGAACACGACGGCGTACATCTGTTACTGCCGGCAGAGACGTTACAGCGCTGGTACACACCGGACCAGGTTGGCTTTGAATTAATACTTCCCAATCCTGATGGTTCTGAGCTGAAAGTATTGGTGGAAAAGGATTTCCAGTGCCTTTCCCCAAGAAATGAAGATGACAGCCAGGCTTTTGAAAATCCGAACGCAGGCAAAAACTGCTGAACATGCTGACGGACGCCCATCATCGTATAATCGATTACGTTAGACTGTCGGTAACAGACCGTTGCAATCTCCGCTGCACTTACTGTATGCCGGAGCACATGCGGTTTGTTAAATCGTCCGCACTGCTTACAGATGCAGAAATCGTCACGCTGCTGGAAACACTGGCGTCTGCCGGCATCTCGAAAGTGAGGATCACCGGTGGAGAACCGTTTCTTCGCCCGGGCCTTATTCCCCTGCTGGCCAGTATTAAAGCTATTGCCGGCATACAGCAGATAGCCATCACCACCAACGGCGTGCTTACCCACCGTTATATTCCCGACCTGAAAGCACTGGGCATTACCCATGTCAATCTCAGTCTTGATACGCTGCAACCTCAACGTTTTCACCAGATCACGCGCCGCGACCGGTTCGCTGCTGTCATGCAAACACTGGACAGCCTGCTGGCCCATCAGCTGCAAGTGAAGATCAATGTGGTGGTGATGGACCAGGTCAACACAGACGAGCTGGTACCTTTTGCAGCGCTTACACGCGAGCTGCCCGTATCAGTAAGGTTTATTGAAGAAATGCCATTTAATGGCCAGGGACATGCCTTTTCAGGCATCAACTGGAATTATGAAACTATCCTCGATACGCTACGGGAAAGATACACCCTGCATAAATTACCGGATGCGCCCCATTCCACCGCGCTCAACTACAGTATTCCAGGCCATGCCGGCAATATCGGCGTGATTCCTGCCTATAGTCGCACTTTCTGTGGCACCTGCAACAGACTTCGTATATCCGCCACCGGTAGTGTCAAAACGTGCCTTTATGGCCCCGATGCTTTAAATGCAAGAGACCTGATGCGGTCAGGAGAAGCGCTGCTGCCGGCTATTCAGCAGGCATTGCATCACCGTGCTGCCAACGGGTTTGCAGCCGAACGGCTGCACGCCGGCACACCGGAAAGCATGTCTGTGATAGGAGGATAAAATCAATTACGAATTACGAATTACGAATTACGAATGGAGGGCTGTTTTATGGAAAGGTTACTAAATAACCGCTCTATAAAACAGCCCTCCATTCGTAATTCGTAATTTATAATTCGTAATTACTTTATGAGCATTCTCACGCCTGCATATAAAATCAACACCGCCGTAGCACCCGCCACCCATTTGGGTTTCAGCACACGGGCACTCAGCCGCGCACCGATTTGCCCGCCAATAATTACCGCCAGCAACAGTGGACCGGCGAAGGCAGGTTCAAATACAATGGCTTTTTTTGCGGCCTGTCCCAGCAGCCCTGAAATAGAATTAACGAGGATAAAGAAGCTGCTCAGTCCTGCCACGTTTTTTGCGGTATCGCACTTGCCCAGCCGCAATACCGGCGCCAGGTAAATACCACCGCCGATGCCGGTCATGCCGGACAGCAGGCCGATAGCGCCGCCGATAAATCCATACAGGACACCGTTACCTTCCCGCAGGGTTTCCGTTTGCTGGTTACGCTCAAAGAACAACCGGTAGCACATGAACACGGCTGCCAATGTAAGCGCTACGCCCAGCAACAGGAAAAAGGTTTCCTGCTTAAGTGGCAGATAACTTCCCACAAAAGCCAGCGGCACGCTAACGAAAGACAGCAACAGCGCCTTCTTCATCGGAAGATGGCCGCTTTTGTAAAAATGATACACGCCACCGGCCACCACGGCCACATTGCATAATAAAGCGGTGGACTTCATCAGTTGAAAATCGATGCCCCACAAAGCCAGGATAGCCAGGTAGCTGGAACCACCTCCGAAACCGGCCGCAGAATATACCAGCGCTACCAGGAAAAAGAGAAGACAGAGTTCTATGGTCACATTAATAAGTTTGCATCTGGTCATCAATGGCACAGGCCCAGGCATGAATACCACCTTCCACATTATACACCTGTTTGAAGCCCATCTCCACCAAACGCTGTCCCACGGCACGGCTACGCATACCATGATGGCACAGTACCGCCAGCGGCGCTTCAGGTTGCAGGGCGCTCACACGGCCCAATACCTGTCCCATAGGGATATGAATGGCCTGTGGCAGATGGCAGATCTCCCATTCGTCATCTTCTCTCACGTCCAGCAGTTGCAGGGCATCGCCTTGCTGTAGCCATTGCTGCAGCTCTTCTACAGACAGGGATTGCAGATTATTCACTTCACAAACAGTTTGTTGATAGTTGTCTGCCAACCGTGTTATCTGTTGATTGGCAGCTACCGGTGTAATATTAAAAGTTAGGTGGGTATTATGTAAGGTGTCAATTGTCAGCAGCTGGTTTTTCAGCGGTGTGCCAATGCCGGTGATCACTTTCACCACTTCATTGGCCTGGTAACAACCGATGATGCCGGGCAGTACGCCCAGTACGCCTATTTCGCTGCAATTCAGCATCTCGCCTGATTCCGGCGCGTCAGGGAAAATACAGCGATAGGTAGCGCCACCCTGGTAGTTGAACACGCTCAACTGTCCTTCGTATTTGTAGATGGCGCCGTATACCAACGGTTTGCCTGCTATTACACAGGCGTCGTTCACCAGGTAGCGGGTGCCGAAATTATCAGAGCAGTCCACTACTACGTCATACGCGCCGATAATGTCCAGCGCATTGTCTGTCGTAAGCCAGGTATCATGTGGCACAATCTGTATTTCCGGATTAAGTTGTTGCAGCCTTGTTGCGGCCAGCGCCAGCTTGGGTTTCCCCTGATCGGCGGTATAGTACAGCACCTGCCGTTGCAGATTGGTAACGGATACGGTATCATGCTCCACAATTCCTATTTTTCCTATACCCATGGCCGTTAGGTATTGCAGCACGGGCACTCCCAGTCCGCCGGCGCCAATCACCAGCACGGACGCGGCCTGCAATAAACGCTGCTTTTCCGGGCCAAAGCCTTCCAGTCTTGTCTGTCGGTCATATCGTTGCATAACAAATCGTCTTTATGATCATGGTTTTACCCGGCGGTACATCGTCACCAGGTCGGCATATTGCCCTTCTTTCTGTTGTATGCCGTAAGGCAGGCGGCCACATTCCAGGAACCCGAAGTTACGATAGAGATGCATGGCTTTATCGTTGTTTCCAAATACCTGCAGGTATATCAGCTGTATTTTTGCATGTTGTTCGGCCCAGCGCAGCATAGCGGTCATCAGCCGGCGGCCGATGCCTAGACCGCTCCAGGCGCGCTCTACGGCGATGCCCATTTCAGCGGTATGCCCTCTTTTATAATATCCGCTATGGTTTACGGTGATAGACCCTACCAGTGTATCATTAACAATGGCGACCAGCATCAGCTGGTCGGGGTTCTTCAGGTACGTTTTGATAAAATCCTCTTCTGATTTCTCATTCAGCTCCAGGGCCTCTCCGGGGGTGAACAACAGGAATTCTGTTTCCTGCGTCATCCGCTGGAAATTACGCAGCAAGCCGAGGGCATCTTCCACCACCGGTGGCCGGATGATCAGTTCTGCTCCGTTGGGCAAAAAATGTCTCATGGTACGAAAATAAAAAAAAGCAGCCGGTTTAGGGCTGCTCTTTATCATCAAAAACAGATGGTGTTTATGCAATTTTGTCTGCGCCGAAATAGCGGTGCAGTACGGCTGGCAACTGAATACCCGCTTCCGTCTGGTTGTTTTCCAGCAGACAGGCCATAATACGCGGCAGGGCCAAAGAGCTGCCATTCAGGGAGTGGGTCAGCTGTGGCTTGCCGTTGGCTTCTTTGAAGCGGATCTTCATGCGGTTGGTCTGGTACGTCTCAAAGTTAGACACAGAGCTCACTTCCAGCCATTTCTGCTGGGCGGCGCTGTACACTTCAAAATCGTAGGTAATGGCAGACGCAAAACTCATATCACCGCCGCACAACCGCAGAATACGATAGGGCAGCTGGAGGCTGTTGAGCAGTTTCTCCACATGGGCCACCATCTCGTCCAGCGCTTCGTAAGATTTCTCCGGATGTACAATCTGTACCAATTCTACTTTGTCGAACTGGTGCACCCTGTTGAGGCCACGTACGTCTTTACCGTAGGAGCCGGCTTCACGGCGGAAGCAAGGGGTATATCCGGTCATTCTGATAGGCAGATCAGTGTCTTTCACGATTTCATCGCGGTAGATATTGGTCAGCGGCACTTCTGCTGTGGGGATCAGGAAATAGTTGTCCTCCGTGGCGTGGTACATCTGTCCTTCTTTATCAGGCAACTGGCCGGTACCAAAGGCAGAGGCTTCGTTTACCAGGTAAGGAGGGGCGTATTCGGTATAACCGTTGTCCAGGTTAAAATCCAGGAAGTACTGTATCATGGCACGTTGCAGGCGGGCGCCCTGTTTCTGGAAAACAGGGAAACCGCTGCCGGTGATTTTATTACCCAGTTCGAAATCTATCAGCTGGTATTTTTTAGCGAGGTCCCAGTGAGGCACGGCATCAGCGGCCAGCGTCGGGATGTTGCCACCACGGCGCACTTCCACGTTCTCTTCCGGGGTTTTACCGGGAGGCACCATGGCAGCAGGCAGATTAGGCAGCTTAACGAGAGTATCGTGCAGCGCTTTTTCGGTAGCGTTCAGCTCATCATTCACAGGTCCCAGTTTCTCTTTCAGGGCGTTTACGGCAGCACGTTGTGCTTCGCCTTCTTCTTTTTTGCCCTGCGCCATCAGTTTACCGATCTCTTTGGAGAGACTGTTCACCTGCGCCTGTGTTTCATCATATTCCTGTGTGAGGCGCTTACGCTTGTCGTCCAGTTCCAGCACTTCGTCTACCAGGCCTGTTTCTTTAAAATTTTTCAGGGCGAGACGCTCTAATACCAGTTCTTTATTTTGACGTATAAACGGTACTTGTAACATGTTGTATTATTAAAAAATTTGCTCAAAGATAGAAAAATAGCATTTAGCTGAGATATTTACCTACTATCGGTATCCGGCGGCCCACACCAAAGGCCTTGGAAGATACGCGGATGATAGGGCAGAATTGATTCCTTTTGTATTCATTGGTGTTGACCATCTTTAAGGCCCGCGAAACCAAAGCGGAGTCAAATCCCTGAGCAATAATTTCTTTAGGTCCCTGGCGGCGCTCTATGTACTGGTACAGCAGTCTGTCCAGCACTGTGTAGTCCGGCAGGCTGTCGCTGTCCTTTTGGTTGGGGCGCAGCTCTGCAGAAGGGGCCTTGTCAATGATATTTACCGGGATGATCTCTTTATCCCGGTTGATGTACCGCGCGAGGGCGTACACCTGCATTTTGTAAACGTCGCCCAGTACGGACAGGCCACCGGCCATATCGCCGTAGAGGGTACCGTAGCCGGTAGACAGCTCACTTTTGTTGGAGGTGTTCAGGAGGATATACCCGAATTTGTTGGAAAGGCCCATCAGCAGGTTGCCGCGGATACGGGACTGGGTATTTTCTTCTGCCACATTGAAGGGCAGTCCTTTAAAATACGGCTCCAGCGTGGCCAGAAAACTCTCGTAAATATCATTGATGCGGATGATATCATAAGGGTTGTCCAGGTTTTTAGACAACGCCACGGCATCATCTACAGAATGTTCAGTAGAATAAGGGGAAGGCATCAGCACGGCCCGTACGTTTTCGGCGCCCAGCGCCTCACACGCAATGGCGAGGGTCACGGCGCTGTCGATACCGCCGGAAGAGCCCAGGATGGCCTTTTTGAAACCCATCTTGCCGAAGTAGTCGCGGATGCCCAGCACCAGCGCGTCGTATATCCGGTTGATATTGTGATCAAACACCAGTTCCGTCAGGGGTGTGAAAGCCTCCATTTTAGCAGGGGCTTCACCTTTGGAGAGCAGGTCTTCCAAATTCACGCCGCCCATGGCTTCGGTGAAGTAAGGCAGTTCCTTTACCACATTGCCGGCAGCGTCGTAAATAAGGGAGCCGCCGTCGAACACGATCTCTGTCTGGGAGCCCACCGTATTACAATAATACATGGGCAGCTTGTATTTGAGCACATTGGCGCGGATGATCTCTTTACGGTCTTCATCGTGATCGTAATCAAACGGGGAAGCGGAGAGGTTGATCATCACGTCCGGCTGCTGTGCCATCAGCACGTCCATCGGACATATACGGTACAGCGGGTTGTCACCCAGGTTCCAGATATCTTCACAAATGGTCACAGCCAGTTTTTTCCCTTTGAATGGAATGATGTTCCATTCGTAAGAAGGCTCGAAGTAACGGTATTCATCAAAAACGTCGTAGGTGGGAAGCAGCGTTTTATGCACCACCTGCTTTACTTCCCCTTCATGGAGGAACCACGCTGCATTGAACAGGTCCTTGCCTTCCCTTTGCGGGTTGCGGGCCGGGCAGCCTACCAGTACAGCGATATCGTGCGTATGCGCTTTGATCACGTCTATGGCATGGTAACATTGCGCAATAAAATCTTCAAACTCGAGGAAATCGCGTGGGGGATAACCACATACACACAGTTCGGAAAACACCACCAGTTCAGCGCCCTGTGCTTTGGCAGCGGCTATTCCTTCGATGATCTTCTGTGTGTTGTGTTCAAAATTACCTATATGATAGTTCTGTTGTGCCAGTATAATTTTCATACCCTTGAAAAAAGTTTAAGATCGACTGTTAAAAATATACGCCCAGCCGCAGCGCAAAGCTATTCATATTTACCTTACCATCATCCCATTTGCCGTTTCGGGTAACGTCCACGAAACCGTTCTGGTAGGTAAGGCCTACAATACCGGTGAGGGTTTCACCCAGCGGGTATTCCACGCCGGCGCCTATCAGCATGCCGATATTGATGCGGTTCATCTGTGGCAGTATGTTTACCCTGTCATGCGTTTCATTCAGGGAGATAACATCCGCCCGGCCGCTGACCGGGAAAGCCAGATAGGTACCGAACTGTCCCCAGAAGTTAAGATCGTTGGCCGAGGTGGTTTTCAGCTTCAGCGCCACCGGTACTTCGATGTAAGTAAGTTTCATGTTGTATTCTGCCGGATTGGCCCTGAACTCGCTCAGTCCTTTGCCGGCATCATATTTCAGCTTACTGCCGCCCAGCACTACGTTAAAACCCGAGGCCAGCGCATAATTGCCGGCTTCGTTCAGGTTGAAATCAGCCATCAGCCCGAAACTCAGTCCTCCTTTGGAGCTGTTGCGGCTTACGCCCGACTCCTGTGGCTTCAGTATCGAGATCATCGGATCTAATTTAAAGCCCAGCCGTACTTTACGGACAAAAGTACCCTGTCCGCTCTGTGCCATCCCTGCTGTTGCTATCCCTAATGTTAATGCCAGCAAAAAAAACCGCTTCATATGATTCATTTTAACGATGAAATTACGAAAATCAATTACGAATTACGGATTACGAATTACGAATTGATAACCTATTATCGGACATTTCACTAGGTAACAGCCTAATAAACAGCCCCGAATTCGTAATTCATAATTCGTAATTCGTAATTTTACTGAATGCGAAACAATCCCACATATTCCCTGCTGACTGGCTGCCTTGCGGCACTGCTGCTGTACGCCTGCAAAACCGGCAATAAAGCTCCGGACGTAAGCCATATACCCATGAACGTTAGTATCCAGCGGTTCGATTCGGCGCTGTTCACTATCGACACCAATGATATCCAACCCGGGCTCACCCGGCTGCATCAGTCCTATCCGCTTTTCATGCCCATCTATATTTCGGAGATCATGAACTTTGGCGCTTATGCAGACAGCAGCCAGGAAGTACAGCGCCAGCTGCGGCTTTTCCTGACCAACCGTGATTTCCGGCAACTGGAAACCGCCGTGTCTCAAAAATACGCTAACGCCGGTACGCTGCAAAAACAGCTGGAAGAGGCGTTTCGGTATACCAAATATTACATTCCCGCTTTCCGTGCACCCAAAGTGATCACTTTTACCTCCGGTATCGCCAATTATGGTGCCATTACGATCGACTCCATCCTGGGGATAGGGCTGGACATGTATATGGGGGCCGATTTTGCCCCTTATGCCCAGATACCTGACTATCCTGATTATATGATCCGCCGTTTTGCGCCGGAGTATATTACCACCAACTGTATGCAGGTACTGCAACAACAGCTGTATCCTGCGCCCCGTAACAGTGGTGGCCTGCTGGAACAGATGATCGAAGCCGGCAAACAACAGTATTTCCTGTCCAAAGTACTTCCCAATACGCCCGACTCTATCCGCTTCGGCTATACGAAAGAGCAGCTGCAATGGTGCCATGATAATGAAAAGCTGATCTGGCAGTTTTTCGTGCAGAACAACCTGTTATACACAACAGACTGGCAGCAGATCAACCTCTTCATGAACGACGCACCGGCCACACAAGGCATGCCCGAAGGATCTCCCGGAAAAATCGGCTACTTCGTGGGCTACAGTATCGTGAACAAATACATGGAAAAACATGCTGACGTAAGCGTTCAGCAATTGATGGAGTCGAAAAACCTGCTGGAAATATTCAAGGCGTCCAGGTACAGACCGTAAAGGTTAGTTGAGCTTAAAGGGAACCACCATCTGGAATTCAGGAATCCTTACTTCAAAGATTTTCTTGTCCAGTTGGTTTTCCATTTGGTAGGTACCGTACATCTTGCCTATTTCAGTGCGAAGGTTGGAACCCGAGACATATTGATAAGTCTCGCCGGGGGCCAGTAGCGGCTGTACGCCTACCACGCCTTCACCCTCCACTTCACGGTGGGTGCCGTTGGAATCAATGATGTACCAGTGGCGGCGCAGCAATTTAATGGGGAAAGTATTGTTGTTCTCAATGGTGATACGGTAAGCAAACATGAATTCGCTTCCAATAGGATTAGAATAATCCGGCTGGTAGAATGTTTCCACGCTGATAGTGATTCCCTCTGTTACCTTCTTAACCATAAAAACAACCTTTGACGTAAAAATAAGAAAAATAAAGCCAGTGGGTATAAAAATTATATTTTCCGCAACACTTTAACGATTTTTTAAATAATTTCTATTCCTTCCAGAATGCCCGGGTCAGCTTCCGCCTTTCTGGCGGCCACTTCCAGCGGATTATGATAATATCCCCACCGGGCTGACTGATACAAATACCGTGTCAGGAAACCTATCATGCCATACTGCCGGTACTGTAACACATGGCAGGCCTCGTGCCGGACCCAGGCTATATCTGACAGAAATTCCAGCCGGGACGCCCCATACAGATGTATAGTGCGCCCCAGTACCATGGCCACTGCCTTCACCCGCATCACTTTCGCTGCGATGCGGGCCAGTCCGGAATCAACTTGTATGCTACATTTTATTTTTTCCAATCCTTTTTCCCGAATAACGTAAATCTACGGGAAATATTGAAACCCCAGCGGAACTGCCCCTGTAACCACGAAGTGGTGGTTTCAGGAATAAATTGCGTTTCCTGGATAGCTGTGGAATTCGTAAAGTTAATATGGAACACATGCCCGCCTGTTTCTATTTCCAGTCCTACGCCCAGCGGGTTATAGAAAGTGATGCCCTGCGATTTGTAATAGTCGCGGCTGGCCTGTGAGCGGAACGGATAAAAATATTCCGCCACAATGCCGATCCGTTTGGATACCTTCAACCGGCCTCCCACGCCCAGGGCAAACATATTGTTCATGTCCATATAACCCACCCGGTTGCGGTGAACATAAGTAGGGGACAATGAAAACGCCAGCCTGTCGCCGAATTTGCGGGACACAATGCTCTGCGCCACATAACTCATGCGGTCGGAGGCATCGCCAAACCAGGCGGCTTTATGCGGATCTTCTTCTGATGTCATGGCAGACATGACCGCCGTGCCCAGCAACGCCACGGACACCGGCACATGGCCGTCCTGTGTTTGCTCTACCAGTTTGTATTTCACCAGCAGGTCTATTAGCTGGCGCTGTTCGCCGGAACCTTTGGAGCGGCCAAGGCCCGCCATCAGCCGGTCAGTGATGCCATACTCCAGCCCTATACGAATGTCAGTGGAGTTATCGATGCCATAGAATGTTTTGGAACCGCCAAATTCACCGCCCAGGTCGCCGAAGCGGTGGTCTACACGGAAATCCAGCTCATGTTTGCGCAACATGTCCGTTGAATGCCCCATAATAATGCGGGTGCCTTTATACGTGTACAACACTTTCGGATGTGCGGGACCGGTAGAATCGAAAAGGTGGCTCAGGTCCTGCTGGGCCTGGCCATATACGCTGATGCTGGTGCACAGCAACAGAAATGCAATAATTTTCATGGGTATGTTTAATAATAATAATGATGACAAGGATTACCGGTTTACCACGGCGGTATACACTGCGTTGACGGTTACCGCCACTACCTCTGCTACGTTTTTCACCACCATGGAAGGCACATCAATGCGATGGTCTGCCACGCGGATGTTGAAAGTGGAGCCGGCCGTGATGTTGCCGTCTTTTACAGTGATGGTGCCTTTCTCACGATAGGCTTTGTCTACCCCATGCAGGTTCAGCATACCTTCCACGGTCACCTCATAGGTGCCGTTGCGGCTGAGGTCTGTGTTTTCCACCACTTTCCCCTTGAATTCGGCAAAGGGGAATTTGTCGCTCTCCAGATAATTTTGGTTGAAATGGTCCTGCATCAGCTTTTTCCGGAACTGGAAAGAAGCGATCGGTACTTTAAAATAAATGGCGCCGGTCTTTACATTGATGGCGGACACGCCTTTGTCGGTTTTAGCCTCTATATCTTCCAGTGGCGCCGATGAGAAGAAAGAGAACCGGGTATTCTTGCAGGAGAAAACATCCTGCGCTGATACCGCACTGGTGATGATCACCAAAGAAAAAAGAAGGAAGAGGTTTTTCATGAGCAAAAGATTTGGATTTACTGATCTGGCATACCTCGTTCTATCCAGCAGGCGATGGAATCTTTCATCCCTTTAGACAATGCCGGGAAACGTGATGGCGGCATATCCGCCTGAGCGCTGGTGACACGTTGGATAAAAACTGCCCGGGACGCTGTGATGTAGGCTTTCAGGTTGTCCGGGGTGGAAAAATCCGCACGGCCCCGTGGGATATTGCCGGTATGGCATCCGCGGGAGGTGCAATTGGCCTGGATGGCCTGCTGCGCATAAGTAGTGAAAATGCGGGCCACTTTACAGTCGAGGCCCTCGTTCGGGATCACCGGTGCCGGCGCCTGTTCATTTTTACAGGCTGCCAGCAGGAGAACTCCCGCTAACAAAAGATGGGTTTTCTTTTTCATAATTGTTTATTGACCTGTATCTGATACGAAAGATGCAGTGAATGGGTTGCCAGGGTTACACTATTTGGATTTAGTTGTTATTTTGCAGAAAATCTTCCACTCGTGACCATAGAACAAATCTATCATATCTATCTGCAGCATGGCAGCATTCAGACAGACACCCGCAAGTTGCAACCGAATGATATTTTCTTTGCCCTGAAAGGAGATAATTTCAACGGCAATGAATTTGCTGCCAAAGCACTGGAAATGGGCGCAGCCTTCGCCGTGGTGGACGAGGCCGCGTATTATACGCAGCCAGACAAAATGGCGCTGGTAGACAACGTACTGGAAGCCTTGCAGGCACTCGCTTTATGGCACCGGAAACAGTTAAACATTCCTTTCCTCGCCATTACGGGCACTAACGGTAAAACCACTACGAAAGAGCTGGTCAACGCCGCCCTGTCTGCCGGTTTCAAAACTTTCGCCACTATCGGCAACCTCAACAACCATATCGGCGTGCCGCTGACCATCCTGGCCATTAAGCCGGACGTGGAAATAGCCGTTATTGAAATGGGCGCCAGCCATCAGAAAGAGATCGCCAGCTACTGCACCATCGCATTGCCTACCCA
The Chitinophaga varians genome window above contains:
- a CDS encoding DUF5777 family beta-barrel protein; this translates as MKIIAFLLLCTSISVYGQAQQDLSHLFDSTGPAHPKVLYTYKGTRIIMGHSTDMLRKHELDFRVDHRFGDLGGEFGGSKTFYGIDNSTDIRIGLEYGITDRLMAGLGRSKGSGEQRQLIDLLVKYKLVEQTQDGHVPVSVALLGTAVMSAMTSEEDPHKAAWFGDASDRMSYVAQSIVSRKFGDRLAFSLSPTYVHRNRVGYMDMNNMFALGVGGRLKVSKRIGIVAEYFYPFRSQASRDYYKSQGITFYNPLGVGLEIETGGHVFHINFTNSTAIQETQFIPETTTSWLQGQFRWGFNISRRFTLFGKKDWKK
- a CDS encoding YceI family protein, whose translation is MKNLFLLFSLVIITSAVSAQDVFSCKNTRFSFFSSAPLEDIEAKTDKGVSAINVKTGAIYFKVPIASFQFRKKLMQDHFNQNYLESDKFPFAEFKGKVVENTDLSRNGTYEVTVEGMLNLHGVDKAYREKGTITVKDGNITAGSTFNIRVADHRIDVPSMVVKNVAEVVAVTVNAVYTAVVNR